In one window of Maribacter sp. BPC-D8 DNA:
- a CDS encoding 3-oxoacyl-[acyl-carrier-protein] synthase III C-terminal domain-containing protein: MSEVFITSTGSFLPNKAINNDEIEDYLGRIQGKDSRAKNRVLKQNGIKTRYYAIDKDQKSTHSNAQLAVGAVNDAIQKSGLRTTDVELLCTGTTQADLPIPGFASMVHAGLDFNKCEVASFQSVCASGIMALKNAFAQIKCDEKENAVCVGSEMASRLFKASRFEAQGVDDLPFNAEFLRWMLSDGAGAFVLQNKKNENGISLKIDWIDLKSHANEFPVCMYTGKTDNKNEHEQTWLDYPSYEEASKAGAINLQQDTRLLDKVIKTGVAHYFDLIDQGKINTNEIDWLCCHYSSEMFKDPIKELMLKGGGEIADEKWFSNLSSKGNTGAASIFIMLDELMHSGSLKPGNKILCMVPESGRFITSFMQLTVVGDSDTDTKPYPLRKIESPELVINNSETSEWLIRNLTQVWIDFENALLKVPVIAKIQDGTLSLSDYKLLLTDLRQQVIDGSQWISRAASNIDIELFELRSAFIKHTAAEHKDYQMLERNYVALGEDLEVIQNGEKNIGTVSLTSFMFQQASKPNPIDLLGSMFIIEGIGKRLAGYWGKMIKDQLNLKDEQVSFFTYHGVADENHFHNLEEALNHPEMNMAVAEKIVKTAKITAKLYTMQLNELGNY; encoded by the coding sequence ATGAGTGAGGTATTTATAACAAGTACAGGTTCTTTTTTACCGAACAAAGCCATTAATAATGACGAAATAGAAGATTATCTAGGTCGTATACAGGGTAAAGATAGCCGTGCAAAAAATCGAGTTTTAAAGCAGAATGGTATTAAAACAAGGTACTATGCAATCGATAAAGATCAAAAAAGCACCCACTCTAATGCACAATTAGCTGTTGGCGCCGTTAATGATGCCATTCAAAAAAGTGGTTTAAGAACTACTGATGTTGAGTTGTTGTGTACAGGAACTACTCAAGCCGATTTACCAATACCTGGTTTTGCCAGTATGGTTCACGCTGGTTTGGATTTTAATAAATGTGAGGTTGCCAGTTTTCAGAGTGTTTGCGCTAGTGGTATAATGGCACTGAAAAATGCATTCGCACAAATTAAATGTGATGAAAAAGAGAATGCCGTTTGTGTAGGTAGTGAAATGGCCAGTAGACTATTTAAAGCTTCACGATTTGAAGCTCAGGGAGTAGATGACCTGCCATTTAATGCTGAATTTTTAAGGTGGATGCTTTCCGACGGGGCAGGGGCGTTTGTTCTTCAAAACAAGAAAAATGAAAATGGTATTTCCTTAAAAATAGATTGGATCGACCTAAAGTCTCATGCCAACGAATTTCCTGTTTGTATGTATACTGGTAAGACTGACAACAAAAACGAACATGAACAAACTTGGTTAGATTACCCTAGTTATGAAGAAGCTTCTAAGGCTGGTGCCATCAATTTACAACAAGACACCAGATTATTAGATAAGGTTATAAAAACAGGAGTTGCTCACTATTTTGATCTCATTGATCAAGGTAAAATCAATACGAATGAAATCGATTGGTTATGTTGCCATTATTCTTCAGAAATGTTCAAAGACCCTATTAAAGAATTGATGCTTAAAGGGGGTGGCGAAATAGCCGACGAAAAATGGTTCAGCAACCTTAGCTCTAAAGGAAATACCGGAGCAGCTTCAATTTTTATTATGCTCGACGAATTAATGCATTCTGGATCATTAAAACCAGGTAACAAAATACTGTGCATGGTGCCCGAGAGCGGTCGATTTATCACCTCATTCATGCAACTAACAGTAGTCGGTGACAGCGATACAGACACAAAACCGTATCCTTTAAGAAAAATAGAATCTCCAGAATTGGTTATCAACAATTCTGAAACTTCTGAATGGTTGATACGAAATTTAACCCAAGTATGGATTGATTTTGAAAATGCTTTGCTTAAGGTACCCGTTATAGCGAAAATACAAGATGGCACGCTTAGCTTGTCTGATTATAAACTATTATTGACAGACCTAAGACAGCAGGTAATTGACGGTTCGCAATGGATATCACGGGCTGCCTCAAATATTGATATTGAACTTTTTGAGCTACGTTCTGCATTTATTAAACATACTGCTGCCGAGCATAAAGATTACCAAATGCTAGAACGAAACTATGTTGCTTTGGGAGAAGATTTGGAAGTAATTCAAAATGGAGAAAAGAATATCGGTACGGTTTCTCTAACTTCATTTATGTTTCAACAGGCTAGTAAACCCAACCCTATTGATTTGCTGGGATCTATGTTTATTATTGAAGGTATAGGCAAGCGTTTGGCTGGTTATTGGGGCAAAATGATAAAAGATCAATTAAATTTGAAAGACGAACAGGTTTCTTTTTTCACCTACCATGGTGTGGCAGATGAAAACCATTTTCATAATTTAGAAGAAGCATTGAATCATCCAGAAATGAATATGGCCGTTGCTGAGAAAATAGTAAAAACTGCAAAAATTACAGCCAAGTTATACACTATGCAGTTAAATGAATTAGGTAATTATTAA
- a CDS encoding helix-turn-helix transcriptional regulator — MIEIQNIKFNNESRPNLGFEVIRLEELMQRDIEQDITQLHKVEFYQIIVITEGSGKHTIDFTDYEYTNHTLFTIRKDQVHRFFKSPSAKGFLIIFTEDFLASLLSHQEVARCHELFNKFLTSPKISVNDEDFKGVVSLINHIEIEYTKNYDEFSSGIIRNELHIFIYRLLRIKLKQGVSLPQHKYVGDFLNFQQLIEDRCFQTKKTLDYANLMGCTPKTLNNICKAIVDKSSKAVIDDILVTQIKRLLINTSLSITEIAYTSGFDEPTNMYKYFKKHTEATPEAFRQQHA, encoded by the coding sequence GTGATAGAGATACAGAACATAAAATTCAATAATGAAAGCAGACCCAATTTGGGTTTTGAAGTGATTCGTTTAGAAGAACTTATGCAGCGCGATATAGAACAGGATATTACCCAGCTTCATAAAGTAGAATTTTATCAGATTATTGTCATCACGGAAGGTTCTGGAAAACATACGATAGATTTCACAGATTACGAATATACCAACCACACCCTGTTTACCATACGAAAAGACCAAGTACACCGGTTTTTTAAGAGCCCTAGCGCAAAAGGGTTTCTTATTATTTTTACAGAAGATTTTCTTGCCAGCCTATTAAGTCATCAAGAAGTAGCACGCTGTCATGAACTTTTCAATAAATTTTTGACCTCTCCAAAAATCTCAGTTAATGACGAGGATTTTAAAGGAGTCGTTTCCCTAATCAATCATATTGAAATAGAATACACCAAAAATTACGATGAATTCTCTAGTGGTATTATTAGAAATGAGTTGCATATATTCATATACAGACTATTGCGCATCAAACTAAAACAAGGGGTGTCATTGCCTCAGCATAAATATGTGGGTGATTTTTTAAATTTTCAACAGCTAATCGAAGACCGTTGTTTTCAGACCAAAAAGACTTTAGATTATGCTAATTTAATGGGCTGTACGCCAAAAACACTTAATAATATCTGTAAAGCTATTGTAGATAAATCTTCAAAAGCGGTTATTGATGATATTTTAGTGACTCAAATTAAACGTCTTTTAATCAATACATCTTTGTCCATTACAGAAATAGCGTATACTTCTGGTTTTGATGAACCAACAAATATGTACAAGTATTTTAAAAAACATACAGAAGCTACTCCAGAAGCCTTCCGCCAGCAGCACGCTTAA
- a CDS encoding winged helix-turn-helix transcriptional regulator, with product MDRKELFEKKPKIKINDKISFCPTSAAMELIGGKWKSVILTHLIGDKKRYNELRKEIPGITERTLSLQLKQLEADGIVSRKVFTKKPPLKVEYTLTEFGQTLTPILNLIVDWGLHAAETKGEFLFEE from the coding sequence ATGGACAGAAAAGAACTGTTTGAAAAAAAACCAAAGATTAAAATCAATGATAAAATATCGTTCTGCCCAACCAGTGCAGCAATGGAATTGATTGGCGGAAAATGGAAAAGTGTAATCCTTACCCATTTAATAGGTGACAAAAAACGATACAACGAATTACGAAAAGAAATTCCTGGTATTACAGAACGTACACTAAGTTTGCAACTGAAACAATTAGAAGCCGATGGAATTGTAAGCAGAAAAGTGTTTACTAAAAAACCACCTTTAAAAGTGGAATATACCCTTACCGAATTTGGTCAAACGCTTACGCCCATTTTAAACCTAATAGTTGATTGGGGTTTACACGCGGCAGAAACAAAAGGTGAGTTTCTGTTTGAGGAATAA
- a CDS encoding DUF6999 family protein: MIDENMDFSKHDERDPNPWLALFLDESIPINQTTKLALMRDNASKSAKYVLPIVHIGSKVSMFFIHIFKFFLPNLINSSKILHRILAWGLKTFISPDANLLIFRHFHIGTEILQFIEGNIPEAEIVGNPLKPKDFEDVKDDLFLKHDLNLYNFVIHLNNQLKQKGIKIEPPKKINLDMISEDQFDHIEFPNKWTNFLDLRSAIELFTPYYQLFLTSNDFIRASNSLQLDETIAIYTSQIINTPGHLGLVNNKHPMVPATTYSVAYRLVLHGLAAETLHEVLVKMKLNKNRDGIVTPLA, from the coding sequence ATGATAGACGAAAACATGGATTTTTCAAAACATGACGAAAGAGACCCTAACCCTTGGTTGGCATTGTTTTTAGATGAAAGCATTCCTATTAATCAAACCACAAAGTTGGCTTTAATGAGAGACAATGCTTCTAAATCTGCAAAATACGTGCTACCTATTGTACATATTGGATCTAAGGTTTCGATGTTCTTTATTCATATTTTTAAGTTCTTTTTACCCAACCTTATTAATTCGTCTAAAATATTACATCGCATTCTAGCTTGGGGATTAAAAACCTTTATAAGTCCGGATGCTAATTTGCTAATTTTCAGACATTTTCATATTGGTACCGAAATATTACAGTTTATTGAAGGTAATATTCCTGAAGCAGAGATTGTAGGTAATCCTTTAAAACCTAAAGATTTTGAAGATGTAAAAGACGACCTATTTTTAAAGCATGATTTGAATTTGTACAATTTTGTAATTCATTTGAACAATCAATTGAAACAAAAAGGCATCAAAATCGAACCACCAAAAAAAATAAATTTAGATATGATTTCTGAAGATCAATTTGATCATATCGAATTTCCGAATAAGTGGACAAACTTTCTTGATTTAAGATCGGCTATAGAATTGTTTACGCCGTACTACCAATTATTCTTAACATCTAACGATTTTATTAGAGCATCAAATTCATTACAATTAGATGAAACCATAGCCATTTACACCTCTCAAATTATCAACACCCCTGGGCATTTAGGTTTGGTCAATAATAAACACCCAATGGTACCAGCTACAACCTATAGTGTTGCTTATAGATTGGTGTTGCACGGTCTAGCTGCTGAAACGCTACATGAAGTCTTGGTTAAAATGAAATTGAATAAAAATCGCGATGGTATTGTAACTCCTTTAGCATAG
- a CDS encoding sterol desaturase family protein, whose translation MDHLIKDIVFNYSYIALYGLTFGYFIILYFGVGTLFLYSCKLLERKQILNKVIAIEVSKKQIAFEIKHSIKSIAIFGFSIIPIIFLIRNGNIELLPNTWSNVLIGLVILTIWNEVHFYIVHRLMHKKFMMRHVHKIHHKSTVPTVYSVFSFHWAEALFLSTVPLIIAPFIPFSIVAIFLYPLVSILLNFAGHCNYRYGNGKGQNWKLFGTHHNEHHSKGRKNYGFALHLLDKLFSRHNP comes from the coding sequence TTGGACCATCTTATAAAAGACATTGTTTTTAATTATTCATATATAGCACTATATGGTCTTACATTCGGTTACTTTATAATCTTATACTTTGGTGTAGGCACGCTATTTTTATATAGCTGCAAGCTATTAGAGCGTAAGCAAATACTAAATAAAGTAATAGCTATCGAAGTTTCTAAAAAGCAGATAGCCTTTGAAATAAAACACTCCATAAAATCAATTGCAATTTTTGGATTTTCAATTATCCCTATCATTTTTTTAATCCGAAATGGGAACATTGAACTATTGCCCAATACGTGGTCTAATGTATTGATAGGATTAGTAATTCTAACCATTTGGAACGAGGTCCATTTTTATATCGTACACCGATTAATGCATAAAAAATTCATGATGAGGCATGTACATAAAATACACCACAAATCTACTGTACCAACTGTGTATTCTGTATTCAGTTTTCACTGGGCAGAAGCCCTATTTCTTAGTACGGTTCCTTTAATAATAGCTCCATTTATACCATTTTCTATCGTTGCGATATTTTTGTATCCATTGGTAAGTATTCTATTGAATTTTGCAGGTCATTGTAATTATAGATATGGGAATGGAAAAGGTCAAAACTGGAAACTTTTTGGCACCCATCACAATGAACACCATAGTAAAGGGCGTAAAAATTACGGATTTGCATTACATCTTTTAGACAAATTATTTTCAAGACATAACCCATAA
- a CDS encoding SDR family oxidoreductase, with translation MKIAITGATGQLGRLVINKLKERTSKANIVALARTPEKAKDLGVEVHPFDYGNNDQMVQSLKGIDKLLLISGSELGQRIKQHTNIIAAAKTAGVKSITYTSLLKIETSTMVLVPEHLGTEEALAASGIPFTLLRNGWYTENYTGSIQDAVKTGTVYGSSGDGKISSAAREDFAEAAAIVLTSENQEGKVYELAGDESFTMSDYAKEISKQTGKDISYVNLSEKDYAQALEDAGVPTPIAGFLASSQVSTEKGDLFDDSHQLLKLLGRPTTPFSKTIADTLG, from the coding sequence ATGAAAATTGCAATAACCGGAGCTACAGGACAATTAGGTAGACTAGTAATTAACAAATTAAAAGAGAGAACTTCAAAAGCCAACATTGTAGCTTTAGCGAGAACTCCAGAAAAAGCAAAAGATCTAGGCGTTGAAGTACACCCGTTCGATTATGGAAATAATGACCAAATGGTGCAATCTTTAAAAGGTATAGACAAGCTCCTTTTAATTTCAGGAAGTGAACTGGGGCAACGCATAAAACAACATACTAATATTATTGCGGCAGCTAAGACCGCAGGAGTAAAATCAATTACGTACACTAGCCTTTTAAAAATTGAAACGTCTACTATGGTTTTGGTTCCTGAGCATTTAGGTACGGAAGAGGCTTTAGCGGCATCCGGTATTCCTTTTACACTTTTACGTAACGGATGGTATACTGAAAACTATACAGGTTCCATACAAGATGCTGTAAAAACGGGTACTGTTTATGGTAGCTCTGGTGATGGTAAAATTTCATCTGCAGCACGTGAAGATTTCGCTGAAGCAGCTGCTATTGTTCTGACTTCTGAAAACCAGGAAGGCAAAGTTTATGAATTGGCGGGAGATGAATCTTTTACCATGAGCGATTATGCTAAAGAGATTTCAAAACAGACCGGAAAAGATATTTCTTATGTAAATCTTTCCGAGAAAGACTATGCACAGGCGTTAGAAGACGCAGGAGTTCCTACTCCAATTGCGGGGTTTTTAGCTAGCTCACAGGTATCTACTGAAAAGGGAGATTTATTTGATGACAGTCATCAATTGTTAAAATTATTGGGTAGACCAACTACTCCATTCTCTAAAACTATTGCTGATACTTTGGGGTAA
- the nfsB gene encoding oxygen-insensitive NAD(P)H nitroreductase, whose product MNITEALNYRYSVKEFDSTKKISDRDFEQIKSLLRLSPSSVNLQPWHFLIADTADGKERIAKGTQGFFHFNTPKVLDASHVIVIAARTNADDAYMTSILEQEDKDGRFAAQEFKDQMHGGRMLFADIHKYDLKDLPHWMEKQVYLNMGALLLGAAALGIDACPMEGVDVKALDEEFGLREKGYTALAVVSLGYRKDTDFNAKLPKSRFSEETIITKL is encoded by the coding sequence ATGAACATAACAGAAGCCCTAAACTACCGCTATTCGGTAAAAGAATTTGATTCGACTAAAAAAATATCGGATAGAGACTTTGAACAAATCAAATCTTTATTACGTTTAAGTCCATCTAGTGTAAACTTACAACCTTGGCATTTTTTAATTGCAGATACTGCAGATGGGAAAGAGCGTATTGCAAAAGGAACACAAGGGTTCTTTCATTTTAATACACCAAAGGTTTTAGATGCCTCTCACGTAATTGTTATTGCTGCTCGCACAAATGCAGACGATGCATATATGACTAGTATTTTAGAGCAAGAAGATAAAGACGGTCGTTTTGCTGCACAAGAATTTAAAGACCAAATGCATGGTGGACGTATGTTGTTTGCAGATATTCATAAATACGACCTTAAAGATTTACCACATTGGATGGAAAAGCAAGTATACCTTAATATGGGGGCATTATTATTAGGAGCAGCTGCTTTAGGTATAGACGCTTGCCCTATGGAAGGTGTAGATGTGAAAGCTTTAGATGAAGAGTTTGGTTTACGTGAAAAAGGATACACAGCATTAGCAGTGGTGTCTTTAGGATATAGAAAAGACACCGATTTTAATGCGAAGCTTCCAAAATCTAGATTTTCAGAAGAGACCATTATTACCAAATTATAA